From the Vicinamibacteria bacterium genome, one window contains:
- a CDS encoding N-acetylneuraminate synthase family protein translates to MRPTTFSLGARQVGEGQACVIVARVASAHEGSAETAQRMIEAAFKMGADAIQFQIFRSELLVVRRHPGRRNLDAVELSAKEWRGVLKAAKASGLAVLAEALDHASLELAAEAGVDAHQVHTTDMENPEFIRAVGSLGRPVLLTVGAVPEAVVREACDLVGGPLGLLHGLPTVPAPLEELRFRDLLALKESYRVPVGFLDQTDGGSAFALLAPALAAAQGADLVEKPFTLDRSLKGPDYQPSLSPEDFYRMVELLRQAERARGDGAAAESEGARRLRRQMARSIVAGGLIPRGEVLTAPMLAFKRTDARFEPGFPPREAHRVIGRRAARPIQADETIREDMLE, encoded by the coding sequence ATGCGACCGACCACGTTCAGCCTGGGGGCGCGGCAGGTGGGAGAGGGCCAGGCCTGCGTGATCGTGGCCCGGGTGGCCTCCGCCCACGAGGGCTCTGCGGAGACCGCCCAGCGCATGATCGAGGCCGCCTTCAAGATGGGGGCGGACGCGATCCAGTTCCAGATCTTCCGGTCCGAGCTGCTCGTGGTTCGGCGCCACCCGGGCCGGCGGAACCTGGACGCGGTCGAGCTCAGCGCCAAGGAGTGGCGGGGGGTGCTCAAGGCGGCCAAGGCCTCGGGCCTGGCCGTGCTCGCGGAGGCCCTTGACCACGCTAGCCTGGAGCTGGCGGCGGAGGCGGGAGTGGACGCGCACCAGGTCCACACCACGGACATGGAGAACCCGGAGTTCATACGCGCGGTGGGGAGCCTGGGCCGGCCCGTTCTCCTGACCGTGGGGGCGGTGCCGGAGGCGGTCGTGCGGGAGGCCTGCGACCTCGTGGGGGGCCCGCTGGGGCTGCTCCACGGTCTGCCCACCGTGCCCGCCCCGCTGGAGGAACTGCGCTTCCGCGACCTCCTGGCCTTGAAGGAGTCCTACCGAGTTCCCGTGGGCTTCTTGGACCAGACCGACGGGGGGAGTGCCTTCGCCCTCCTGGCCCCCGCCCTCGCCGCCGCCCAGGGCGCGGACCTCGTGGAGAAGCCTTTCACCCTGGACCGCTCCCTAAAGGGCCCCGATTACCAGCCCTCCCTGAGCCCCGAGGACTTCTACCGCATGGTGGAGCTGCTGCGGCAGGCGGAGCGGGCCCGGGGGGACGGGGCGGCGGCGGAGAGCGAGGGCGCCCGCCGCCTGCGGCGGCAGATGGCGCGCTCCATCGTGGCCGGGGGCCTCATCCCGCGGGGGGAGGTTCTGACCGCGCCCATGCTGGCCTTCAAGCGCACGGACGCGCGCTTCGAGCCCGGCTTCCCGCCCCGGGAGGCCCACCGCGTGATCGGGCGCCGGGCCGCCCGTCCCATCCAGGCCGACGAGACCATACGGGAGGACATGCTGGAATGA